A single genomic interval of Bacillus smithii harbors:
- a CDS encoding HAMP domain-containing sensor histidine kinase, with the protein MKKDKTIKRDFYLLVVKVFLSTILSSAVTYLCLIYFIFMFTENNMIKPTDYFVKYLDVIEKKIEESAPDILNGELINLDQYSEKIEGEVLDINGNHLYGDQDVAGYKVKVGEVINREIVKGSYVYRFIPIKHDNAIQAVYVLKAPFGFIINNQDRLGIVLIYVVLLISPLIFFVIYLIFYTSKLYKSLFNNIKVLLQAADKISNGDFDFKISGLKRKEFMRIQDSFNTMIDALKEMIESISKIDDERKIMVSSIAHDIRTPLTVIQGQMDLINDLKDIEKFDITPHLDIIRKNCSKMSMLTDNLSLLYKVENVDFLLNIKRVDLGKMLHEKKQEISTMAHYKKNVHIHFDVHLSKRYYFLDEAMLMRVLDNILYNSLRFTTSGEIKLEVHDESDGHSSKIYFKCSDTGTGFKEKDTSRLFKAFYQDEQYKNHVGLGLYISKKIVNNYDGQIQAYNNENGGATVEFYIKELSNYLL; encoded by the coding sequence ATGAAAAAGGATAAAACAATAAAAAGAGATTTTTATTTATTGGTTGTAAAGGTCTTTTTATCAACGATTTTGTCTTCGGCAGTTACTTATTTATGTTTAATCTATTTTATCTTTATGTTTACCGAAAATAATATGATTAAACCGACGGATTATTTTGTGAAATATTTGGATGTTATTGAAAAAAAGATTGAAGAAAGCGCTCCGGACATTTTAAACGGGGAGCTAATTAATCTAGATCAGTACAGTGAAAAAATTGAAGGGGAAGTATTGGATATCAATGGCAATCATCTTTACGGCGATCAGGATGTTGCGGGATATAAAGTGAAAGTCGGTGAAGTAATTAATCGTGAGATTGTAAAAGGAAGCTATGTTTACAGATTTATCCCCATTAAACATGATAATGCCATTCAAGCGGTGTATGTGCTGAAAGCTCCTTTCGGGTTTATCATTAATAATCAGGATCGCCTCGGAATCGTGTTGATTTATGTTGTGTTGTTGATTTCTCCGTTAATATTTTTTGTGATTTATTTAATTTTTTATACGTCCAAGCTGTATAAATCCTTGTTTAATAATATTAAAGTGTTGCTTCAGGCTGCGGATAAAATTTCCAACGGAGATTTTGATTTTAAGATCTCGGGATTGAAAAGAAAAGAGTTTATGAGGATCCAAGATTCGTTTAATACGATGATCGACGCTTTGAAAGAGATGATTGAAAGTATATCCAAGATCGATGATGAACGAAAAATCATGGTGTCGTCGATTGCCCACGACATACGAACGCCGTTAACTGTTATTCAAGGGCAAATGGATTTAATTAACGATTTGAAAGACATAGAAAAATTTGATATTACCCCGCATTTAGATATTATTCGGAAAAATTGCAGCAAAATGAGCATGCTTACGGACAATTTGTCGCTTCTTTATAAAGTGGAAAACGTCGACTTTTTGTTGAATATTAAAAGAGTTGATTTGGGTAAAATGCTTCATGAGAAAAAACAAGAAATATCAACCATGGCTCATTATAAAAAAAACGTTCATATTCATTTTGATGTCCACTTAAGCAAACGATATTATTTTCTTGATGAAGCCATGTTAATGAGGGTTTTGGATAATATTTTGTATAACAGTCTGAGATTTACAACTAGCGGGGAAATTAAACTTGAAGTACATGATGAATCCGACGGTCATTCAAGCAAAATTTATTTTAAATGTTCGGATACGGGGACCGGATTCAAGGAAAAAGATACGTCTCGGTTATTCAAGGCATTTTACCAAGATGAGCAATATAAAAACCATGTCGGGTTAGGCCTTTATATTTCGAAAAAAATTGTCAATAATTATGACGGACAGATTCAGGCGTACAATAATGAAAACGGTGGGGCAACCGTTGAGTTTTATATCAAGGAGCTATCCAATTATTTGTTGTAA
- a CDS encoding response regulator transcription factor: MHLKKILVVDDNEDICLTIKQYLELYNYTVEYVHNGTEALQIINNDFDLIILDIMMEGLDGMELCGIIRDKVNCPIIFVSAKTLEEDKVQALSIGGDDYMTKPFSLKELKARIDSHLRREERIRSNDRHLLSSKNITIDLLANEVFCKGVQLHLTKKEYEIIKLLMLNKNMVFSKERIFERVWGLDSESQLETVTESIKNIRKKIRSLDKENSYIKTLYGLGYKWDVTNEKG; this comes from the coding sequence ATGCATTTGAAGAAAATTTTAGTTGTAGATGATAATGAAGATATTTGTCTTACAATCAAGCAATATTTGGAACTTTATAATTACACGGTGGAATATGTACATAACGGCACCGAAGCATTGCAAATCATTAACAATGATTTTGATTTGATTATCTTGGACATTATGATGGAAGGCCTTGATGGAATGGAATTGTGTGGGATTATCCGTGACAAAGTGAATTGTCCGATTATTTTTGTCAGCGCAAAAACGTTGGAGGAAGACAAAGTTCAAGCTCTATCCATCGGCGGGGACGACTACATGACCAAACCTTTCAGTTTAAAAGAGTTGAAAGCAAGAATTGATTCCCATTTAAGACGGGAAGAGCGGATCCGTTCGAATGACAGGCATTTGTTAAGTTCTAAAAATATTACCATCGATCTTTTGGCCAATGAAGTCTTTTGTAAAGGGGTTCAATTGCATTTAACAAAAAAAGAATATGAGATTATTAAATTGTTAATGTTGAATAAAAATATGGTCTTTTCTAAGGAAAGAATTTTTGAACGGGTATGGGGATTGGATTCGGAAAGTCAATTAGAAACGGTGACTGAAAGCATTAAAAACATTCGGAAGAAAATCCGGTCTTTGGATAAGGAAAACTCCTATATTAAAACATTATACGGATTAGGCTATAAATGGGATGTTACAAATGAAAAAGGATAA
- a CDS encoding transposase family protein, with translation MHSHLITKLLGLEDVEITHVEDQITHFEIHIQTPVKVQKCPCCQKETSSVHDDWIQKIRDVKVFEKYCFLILRKRRYKCKSCGKRFYELYSFLERYQRHTKRLL, from the coding sequence ATGCATTCTCATTTGATCACAAAACTGCTTGGGTTAGAAGATGTTGAAATCACTCATGTAGAGGATCAAATCACTCACTTTGAAATCCATATTCAAACGCCTGTAAAAGTTCAAAAATGCCCCTGCTGTCAGAAGGAAACTTCCTCTGTCCATGATGATTGGATTCAAAAGATTCGGGATGTAAAGGTCTTTGAAAAATATTGTTTTCTCATCTTGAGAAAGCGCCGATACAAATGTAAGTCCTGTGGAAAACGGTTCTACGAACTCTATTCTTTTCTAGAACGTTACCAGCGCCACACGAAAAGGCTCCTTTAA